A stretch of DNA from Candidatus Pseudomonas phytovorans:
TCGTGATCATCTTGCCCTACACCGTGCTGTACAACTGGGCGTTCGACAAAGCCCGGCACCTGATGATGCAGCGCCGCCTGGCATAATTTGTTGCTCGCAAATCCGAACGCTCACGCGATCCTTGTGGGAGCGGGCGCGCCCGCGAAGCAGGCGACGCGGTGGATGGCACCGGCTGCGCCGGTGTTCGCGGGCACGCCCGCTCCCACAGGGGCTTCAACCCCTTCAACAAAAACGGGGCATGCCATCGCTGGCATGCCCCGTTTTCAAATCGCTAAACCGCCTCAGGCGACTTTGACGATCCAGCCAGCCGGTGCTTCAACATCACCGCTCTGGATGCCGGTCAGCTCGTTGTAGAGCTTCTGGGTAACCGGGCCGACCTTTTCCAGGTCGTGGAACACGTGCAGTTTGCCGTTGTACTCGATACCGCCGATCGGGGTGATCACCGCAGCGGTACCGCAGGCGCCAGCTTCGATGAAACGGCCCAGATTGTCGATCTCGACATCGCCTTCGATCACGGTCAGGCCCAGGCGCGATTGCGCCAGTTCCATCAGCGACAGGCGGGTGATGCCTGGCAGCACCGAGGCCGATTTCGGGGTCACGAACTCGTTGTTGCCGGTAATGCCGAAGAAGTTGGCCGAGCCGACCTCTTCGATTTTGGTGTGGGTCAGCGGATCGAGGTAGATGGCGTCGGCAAAGTTGGCCTTCTTGGCCTCAGCGCCCGGCTGCAGGCTGGCAGCGTAGTTGCCACCGACCTTGGCTGCACCGGTGCCTTGTGGGGCGGCGCGGTCGAAGCTGGAGATCTGGAAGTTGTGCGGCTTCATGCCGCCCTTGAAGTACGAGCCAACCGGAATGGCGAATACCGAGAAGATGAACTCGGGGGCGGTGCGCACGCCGATGTTGTCACCGGTACCGATCACGAACGGGCGCAGGTACAGGGCGCCTTTGCCGTGCGGTGGCACGAACTTTTCGTTGGCCTTGACCACTTGCTTGCACGCCTCGATGAATACATCGGTCGGCACGTGCGGCATCAGCAGGCGGGCGCAGCTGCGCTG
This window harbors:
- a CDS encoding branched-chain amino acid aminotransferase, which codes for MSNESINWDKLGFDYIKTDKRYLSVWRNGEWDKGTLTDDNVLHISEGSTALHYGQQCFEGLKAYRCKDGSINLFRPDQNAARMQRSCARLLMPHVPTDVFIEACKQVVKANEKFVPPHGKGALYLRPFVIGTGDNIGVRTAPEFIFSVFAIPVGSYFKGGMKPHNFQISSFDRAAPQGTGAAKVGGNYAASLQPGAEAKKANFADAIYLDPLTHTKIEEVGSANFFGITGNNEFVTPKSASVLPGITRLSLMELAQSRLGLTVIEGDVEIDNLGRFIEAGACGTAAVITPIGGIEYNGKLHVFHDLEKVGPVTQKLYNELTGIQSGDVEAPAGWIVKVA